The Seriola aureovittata isolate HTS-2021-v1 ecotype China chromosome 12, ASM2101889v1, whole genome shotgun sequence genome window below encodes:
- the LOC130178951 gene encoding uncharacterized protein LOC130178951 isoform X1 has product MSPLLPEGWMGKAPDSLGPDVCLAAGFRPQVGEMVLNLKNGSVALNTSSAALSRIQNKYFFAGFTNETMFSCELHGASSDNDNIDRCADLHPEKAKLNFYLLQMNSVRVVFTKALAFNTILTIRAVLF; this is encoded by the exons ATGAGTCCTCTGCTGCCGGAGGGTTGGATGGGGAAGGCGCCGGACAGCCTGGGTCCAGATGTCTGTCTGGCGGCTGGTTTCCGTCCACAGGTCGGTGAAATGGTTCTGAATCTGAAGAACGGTTCTGTCGCTCTGAACACCAGCAGCGCCGCTCTGTCCCGGATACAGAACAAATACTTCTTTGCTGGATTCACCAACGAAACCATGTTCTCCTGCGAGCTGCACGGCGCCTCGTCCGACAACGACAACA TTGACCGCTGTGCCGACCTTCATCCAG AGAAAGCCAAGCTGAACTTCTACCTGCTGCAGATGAACTCAGTCAGAGTGGTGTTCACCAAGGCTCTGGCCTTTAACACCATCCTCACCATCAGGGCCGTGCTCTTCTAA
- the LOC130178951 gene encoding uncharacterized protein LOC130178951 isoform X2: MKLRVQNQNNSINLRTTGAVQSRTQKTFFFAGFESHTIDSCMLHKVTALRKEPEVNCDKTEPEDPNPPLIPPLVEPVKPCVDLHPEKAKLNFYLLQMNSVRVVFTKALAFNTILTIRAVLF; the protein is encoded by the exons ATGAAACTGCGGGTGCAGAACCAGAACAATTCTATAAACCTGAGAACCACCGGCGCCGTCCAGTCCCGGACACAGAAAACCTTCTTCTTCGCTGGATTCGAGAGTCACACCATCGACTCCTGTATGCTGCACAAAGTCACGGCCCTGAGAAAAGAGCCAGAGGTCAACTGTGACAAGACTGAACCTGAAGATCCGAATCCTCCTCTGATTCCTCCTCTGG tagAACCAGTCAAACCGTGTGTCGACCTTCATCCAG AGAAAGCCAAGCTGAACTTCTACCTGCTGCAGATGAACTCAGTCAGAGTGGTGTTCACCAAGGCTCTGGCCTTTAACACCATCCTCACCATCAGGGCCGTGCTCTTCTAA